The genomic window TCATTTTTATTTCTAACAAAAAAATTTGGGACCATTTCCCCTATGTTGGGCTGAGTACCTTCTATTTTTAATAACTTGCCTTTTTTTGTGAATTCCATATTTACTCGCTCCTATCTCTAAACATATTTACCCATTAAGTATACGCTGTCTGAAAAGAGAAATGCAAATTTTAGATTTCATTTACCTTTCATTAAAAAAAGGTAAGAGTAGAGTATTATTACACTTTAGGTACTTTTATAATACTTAATGTTTACCTTTTTATAGTCGGTGGAAGCAATTTCCCATCATAATAAACCAATGTTAATATTTCACCAGTCAGGTCAATATAACGAACATCAACTCTTGAAGGAACAACTACTCTACCTGGGGCAAAATTTAAAATAGAGGTAATTCCTGAGTCCACTAGCATATTTATCGACTCTTGAGAGTATTCACTCGGAACGGTAGAAATAGCTACATGAATATTTTCACGAGATAAAACACTTCTCATTTGATCGATAGAATAAATCGGAACGCCGGATAAAATTTTTCCAGATTCTTCTTCATTTTTTTCGAAAGCACATGTTATTTTCATATTATCGTCTCTACGAAAATTATTAGCGATTAACGCTTTACCTATATTTCCTACACCCACTAAAGCTATATTTACGATTTTATTCACATTTAAAATTTCATGGAAGACTTCTAATACGTAATCAACTTCATAACCGTATCCACTTCTACCTAATTCTCCGAAATGAGAAAAATCACGGCGGATTGTTGCTGAGGGTATCTGTGTTAATTCACTAATTTCTTGTGATTTAATCCTCTTTACTCCTTTATCTGCAAGCTTTTTTAAACATCGGTAATAAACTGGTAATCTTTTAGCAGTTGCCCTAGGTACATAGTGTTCTTCCTGCTCACTTTTCATTAAAAATCCTCCAATTGCCTATCTCTTTCTTTAAATCATATCATCAATAAAAACAAAACTCAATCTTTTTGTGATAAAAATCACATTAAAATCATAAAAACGCTTTCTATGATTTATTGAAAAAAGATTAGAAATAGTATTTTCTCTAATCCGTCTGAGATAAGTCTATTTCTGATCTTTTTTAATTTATAATAGTGAAGAATATTTATCAGTTTGCTGGTTTTCTAGAGTATCTCCCACTTTTATTTCAGAGTAAACTAAATTATCCATTGTATGTTGGATTAATTCTTCTATATTAAGTCTTGCTTCATAGCGCCTACTTTTTTCTAAATCGGGCCTTGTTTTTGGAGTAGTAGGAGCAAATATAGTACAACAATCTTCAAAAGGTTGGATAGACAGTTCAAATGTCTCAATCTTTTGAGCTAAATCAATTATTTCATTTTTATCCATTGATACAACTGGTCTAATAATCGGTGTGACTGTTACATCATTAATGGCAATCATACTATGCAAAGTCTGCGAAGCTACTTGTCCAAGAGATTCGCCATTAATGATTGCCAATCCATTTTGCTTTTCACGAATTTTTTCTGTGATTCGTAACATCATCCGTCGTGTTACGGTCATTGAATATCCCTCAGGCACACATTTTTTTATCTCTTCTTGAATCTCAGTAAATGGGACTTCAATAAAGACAATATTCCCTACAAATGCAGCCATTTTAGAGGTTAAATCCTTAGCTTTTTGTAGAGACCTAGTGCTTGTATAGGGGGGGCTGTGAAAATGGACCGCTTCAATTTCTACACCACGCTTCATCGTCAAATAGCCTGCTACTGGGGAGTCAATCCCACCGGATAACATCAATATTCCTTTTCCGCTCGAACCAACTGGTAATCCACCCGCTCCTAAGATTGTTTCGCTAGATAGAAAAATACCTTCATTTCTGATTTCAACGCGAATATTAATATCAGGATTTTTCATTTTCACCTTAATATCTTCTATATTTTTTAAAACTTCAGATCCTAGTAAATGATTAATCTGATCCGTATCCAGACTAAACTCGTGATCTGAACGCCGTGCTGTAATTTTAAAGGACTTACCTTCTGTATATAACTCTTGGACCATCTCCACGGTTATTTTTTTCATTTTTTCAATATCTCTTTCCAATCTCATTACTGGAGAGAAATTTTGGATGCCAAAGATAGACTCTAATCTTTCTAAAACAATAGCACTATCTGCACCATTTAATTTCAGATGCATCCGATCTCGATCGCCTGTTACCTCAAGTTGTTCAAAATCGTACAAAGCAAATTTTACATTTTGGATTAATTTATTAATGAATTTCTTTTTATTTTTTCCTTTAGTAGATAATTCTCCATATCGGACCATTACTTCATTATATTGCATTACTTATTCACTTCTCTTTCTTAAGCATGGATGGATTGAAATTTTTTATATAAAACTTTAAAGACACTTAAAAATTGCTTTGCTTCTTCTAGCGTATTTGTATCTGACAAGCTGACACGGACAGCATCCACGGCAAGTGTATTTGGTATATGCATAGCTGAGAGAGTACCAGAGCTCTTTTTATTCTTACTAGAGCAAGCGCTAGTAGTGGATATATAGATTAACTCATTTTCGAAAGCATGAAGCAAAACTTCTCCTCTAATTCCCTTTAAAGCAAAACAAAGGATATGTGGCGCTCCTGCTTTCGTCGAAAACAACATTACTTTTTTGTAACTAGCCAATTCATTCATTAAATAATCTCGTATTTTTCTTTGCTTTTCTTGTTTGTTAACAGAATCAGTTAATATTAAGCGAAGAGCTTTTCCAGTTGCTGCTATGCCGGCAACATTTTCTGTTCCGCTCCGCATACGATTTTCTTGTCCACCTCCGTTAAATAAAGGAGCTATCTTTCTTCCTTTTTTCAAGTAAATAAATCCTGCTCCTTTTGGCCCATGAAACTTGTGACTTGAAAAAACAGCAATATCAATACGAGATTGTGGACCTAGAAGTAAAGGAATCTTTCCTATAGCTTGAACGGCATCCACATGAAAATGAATGGTTGGATAATTTTTTAATACTTCGCCAATTTCCTCAATGGGTTGCAAGCTACCTACTTCATTATTTACGGCCATAACAGATACTAAAATAGTGTCTTTTCGTATAGCTTTTTCTAGGTCTTTAACGGAAATAATACCATCTTTATCAACTGATAGATAGGTAACTTCAAAACCAAATTGTTCTAGTTGATAGATAGATTCACTAACAGCTGGGTGTTCTATAGTTGTTGTAATAATATGATTCCCATAATTTTTTTTCTCAATAGCTGTTCCTTTAACAGCCCAATTATCTCCTTCTGTTCCACCGCTAGTAAAAAAAATCTCTTCTGGGCTAACTGCAAGTAAAGAAGCTATTTGCGTACGTGATTGATGTATTAACGCGGCAGATTTATTTCCAATTTCATGCATACTAGAAGGATTTCCATTAATATTTTTAGTCACCTCTATAATTGTTTGTAATACTTCTTCGTTAACACTAGTTGTTGCACTATTATCAAAATAAATCATTTTTTCCACACTTTCTATTAGCTATTTCATTAGTCTTGTTATCTTTTTTTATCATTTAATTTAACACAAAACAAAACAGAGTTTCCAATTAAATGAAAGACTCTGCCACTTTTCTCATTAATTTTTTTTTTTATCTTCTAGATAATTTGCTTCTATTTTTTTAAATGATCCGGGTTCAACTTTTTCTAAAGTCGTTGAAATCTGTTCTAATGCTTTATTGTAATCAAATTGAGTATTAAAAGTTGCCATACTTTCTGCTATAGCATTCGCTATCTCTGGATGTGTATGTCGATAACGATTAGCGTATTGCATCATATATTCGCACAATAGGGCATTATCTACTAAATCTTCCGTTTTTCCAACTAATAATTCAACATCATCATCACATAAATTACATAATCGTTTGATGTCCTTCATATCTATTCTTAATTTATTCAACTCCTTAGATAGCTCTTCTACTCGTTCGGTCGTTAAAAAGAAAAAATCTAAGTATTGTGTAGGTAGTCCAGGTAAGTGCTGTTTCTCAATATATCGTTTTACTCCGCGTAGATTAAATTCAAAATCATCAATTTTATCTTTTACTTTTTTCTCTTCTTCTCTTAACTCTATTAAGGATTGGTTAATAATTTTTTGTTCTCCCTCTATTTCTTCAAGTTCTTTTGCATGTTCTATATAGCTTTCTTTCACCGCACTAAAGACGGCTTGACGACTATTCAAACCATCTGTAAAGGTGTCAAAATTTTCTTGTATTTCTGTTAACTGTTCTTGCATTTTTTGAGTTTGATTTAGCTCATCATGATTTAATGCATAACTTTGAGCTACACGGTCAATTTCAATCAGCAACTTACGATTTTTTTCAATCATAAACTCTATATAATCATCTAAAATAGGCTGATATTTAACAATATAATTTTTTGCTTCAATTTCAATTTCCATACTACTATATAAACGATTGATTTCTTCTTCTATTTCTTTATTTAATGATTTAGATTTTTCCATATCACAGTCCGCAATCGCCTCTTTGGAAATTTCATACTTTACTTCAACAGAATCAATATCTGCTAGGATGGTATCATTTAAAAATATAAACTGTTGTTCGACAAGCTCTTTGTACCCCTGTTTTAATTCTTGTATTTGCTCCGAGAACTCATTAGTCAGTTGTTTTAAAATACCAGGGATTTGTTTGGTACTGTCATTCAATTCTTTTGTATCTGCATCAATTTTATTTAAAATGCTTTTTGCTTCAACAGGGTCTCCAGAAACTGT from Carnobacterium iners includes these protein-coding regions:
- a CDS encoding cysteine desulfurase family protein, with the translated sequence MIYFDNSATTSVNEEVLQTIIEVTKNINGNPSSMHEIGNKSAALIHQSRTQIASLLAVSPEEIFFTSGGTEGDNWAVKGTAIEKKNYGNHIITTTIEHPAVSESIYQLEQFGFEVTYLSVDKDGIISVKDLEKAIRKDTILVSVMAVNNEVGSLQPIEEIGEVLKNYPTIHFHVDAVQAIGKIPLLLGPQSRIDIAVFSSHKFHGPKGAGFIYLKKGRKIAPLFNGGGQENRMRSGTENVAGIAATGKALRLILTDSVNKQEKQRKIRDYLMNELASYKKVMLFSTKAGAPHILCFALKGIRGEVLLHAFENELIYISTTSACSSKNKKSSGTLSAMHIPNTLAVDAVRVSLSDTNTLEEAKQFLSVFKVLYKKFQSIHA
- the thiI gene encoding tRNA uracil 4-sulfurtransferase ThiI, whose translation is MQYNEVMVRYGELSTKGKNKKKFINKLIQNVKFALYDFEQLEVTGDRDRMHLKLNGADSAIVLERLESIFGIQNFSPVMRLERDIEKMKKITVEMVQELYTEGKSFKITARRSDHEFSLDTDQINHLLGSEVLKNIEDIKVKMKNPDINIRVEIRNEGIFLSSETILGAGGLPVGSSGKGILMLSGGIDSPVAGYLTMKRGVEIEAVHFHSPPYTSTRSLQKAKDLTSKMAAFVGNIVFIEVPFTEIQEEIKKCVPEGYSMTVTRRMMLRITEKIREKQNGLAIINGESLGQVASQTLHSMIAINDVTVTPIIRPVVSMDKNEIIDLAQKIETFELSIQPFEDCCTIFAPTTPKTRPDLEKSRRYEARLNIEELIQHTMDNLVYSEIKVGDTLENQQTDKYSSLL
- a CDS encoding redox-sensing transcriptional repressor Rex; translation: MKSEQEEHYVPRATAKRLPVYYRCLKKLADKGVKRIKSQEISELTQIPSATIRRDFSHFGELGRSGYGYEVDYVLEVFHEILNVNKIVNIALVGVGNIGKALIANNFRRDDNMKITCAFEKNEEESGKILSGVPIYSIDQMRSVLSRENIHVAISTVPSEYSQESINMLVDSGITSILNFAPGRVVVPSRVDVRYIDLTGEILTLVYYDGKLLPPTIKR
- a CDS encoding septation ring formation regulator EzrA, with the protein product MKFEYILMIIIFLALTAYLISSIMKKRHYSLIDGLEKQKFELVDLTISDDLLRAKELELTGQTEKKFDQLRLEWQRIEISTFPDLENYLFDAKKATNRLQLIRAKTIEQKVVMLIKNIKIDSNEIQTALRELLQSEEQNLLEVKRIQETYQEIRKKLLTQSFSFGPALEKLEKKLTLLEVDFAKVSDLTVSGDPVEAKSILNKIDADTKELNDSTKQIPGILKQLTNEFSEQIQELKQGYKELVEQQFIFLNDTILADIDSVEVKYEISKEAIADCDMEKSKSLNKEIEEEINRLYSSMEIEIEAKNYIVKYQPILDDYIEFMIEKNRKLLIEIDRVAQSYALNHDELNQTQKMQEQLTEIQENFDTFTDGLNSRQAVFSAVKESYIEHAKELEEIEGEQKIINQSLIELREEEKKVKDKIDDFEFNLRGVKRYIEKQHLPGLPTQYLDFFFLTTERVEELSKELNKLRIDMKDIKRLCNLCDDDVELLVGKTEDLVDNALLCEYMMQYANRYRHTHPEIANAIAESMATFNTQFDYNKALEQISTTLEKVEPGSFKKIEANYLEDKKKN